In Neofelis nebulosa isolate mNeoNeb1 chromosome 7, mNeoNeb1.pri, whole genome shotgun sequence, the following proteins share a genomic window:
- the GLRX5 gene encoding glutaredoxin-related protein 5, mitochondrial, with protein MSGSLGRVAVALLRWGRGSGGGGGLWGPGVRAAGSGGGGGGSAEQLDALVKKDKVVVFLKGTPEQPQCGFSNAVVQILRLHGVRDYAAYNVLDDPQLRQGIKDYSNWPTIPQVYLNGEFVGGCDILLQMHQNGDLVEELKKLGIRSALLDEQKDQDSK; from the exons ATGAGCGGGTCCCTGGGCCGGGTGGCGGTGGCTCTGCTCCGCTGGGGGCGCGgctccggcggcggcggcggcctttGGGGCCCAGGCGTGCGGGCGGCGGGTtcgggcggcggcgggggcggctcAGCCGAGCAACTGGACGCGCTGGTGAAGAAGGACAAGGTGGTGGTCTTCCTCAAGGGGACTCCGGAGCAGCCCCAGTGCGGCTTCAGCAACGCAGTGGTGCAGATCCTGCGGCTGCACGGCGTCCGCGACTACGCGGCCTACAATGTGCTGGACGACCCCCAGCTCCGGCAAG GCATTAAAGACTATTCCAACTGGCCCACCATCCCGCAAGTGTACCTCAACGGCGAGTTCGTGGGGGGCTGTGACATTCTGTTGCAGATGCACCAGAATGGGGACCTGGTGGAGGAACTGAAAAAGCTGGGGATCCGCTCTGCCCTTCTGGATGAACAGAAAGACCAAGACTCCAAGTGA